In Shouchella patagoniensis, the following are encoded in one genomic region:
- the hemY gene encoding protoporphyrinogen oxidase produces the protein MNVKKRVAIIGAGATGLSAALWLEDNSNHSYDVYEATSRVGGKVVTYTEHNSVVEGGADSYLERKESMTRLIERVGLSDQLVRNEVGQAYILKQGQLYPNPKRTVLGVPTDLDLFLETDLISAEGKRELLNEFNKPRLVQDGEDVSLGDFFEYRLGKEMVTSLIEPLLGGIYGGNIYELSMRATFPHFLRYEAEHGSILRALETTKPANSTVKQQGMFLTVKSGLQSVLEAAAEQLKKGVIYYNHCVKKINRLDNGTYTLLFKDGATKEYDNVLITLPPIKASQLTGSDELIKEASVMEATSCATVALTFNEGEVVHRNDGTGFVVARGGDETITACTWTDSKWPHTNAKGETLLRAYVGRPDHAAIVDQPEEEIVEAVLRDLNKVMKITGKPIRTKVTRWKEAMPQYKVGHLKRIEHFKSMLSNEFPGVFVAGAGFEGVGLPDCVNQGIEAAKQLNKK, from the coding sequence ATGAACGTCAAGAAAAGAGTAGCAATTATCGGAGCTGGTGCCACAGGTTTATCTGCAGCTTTATGGTTAGAAGACAATAGCAATCATTCGTATGATGTCTATGAAGCAACATCTCGTGTAGGTGGGAAAGTTGTTACTTATACTGAACATAATTCCGTTGTAGAAGGTGGAGCTGATTCTTATCTAGAACGGAAAGAGAGTATGACTCGCCTTATTGAACGTGTTGGATTAAGTGATCAGCTTGTGCGTAACGAAGTAGGACAAGCCTATATTTTAAAGCAAGGTCAACTCTATCCTAATCCTAAGCGAACGGTATTAGGGGTTCCAACAGATCTTGATTTGTTTTTGGAAACCGACCTTATATCAGCAGAAGGAAAACGAGAGTTGCTGAATGAATTTAATAAACCTCGTCTCGTGCAAGACGGGGAAGATGTTTCTTTAGGTGACTTTTTTGAGTATCGCCTTGGGAAAGAAATGGTTACCTCATTAATTGAACCATTGCTTGGTGGCATTTATGGTGGGAATATATATGAGCTAAGTATGCGCGCAACTTTTCCTCATTTTCTGAGATACGAAGCAGAACATGGCAGTATTTTACGTGCACTTGAAACAACGAAACCAGCAAATTCCACTGTAAAACAACAAGGTATGTTTTTAACTGTTAAGTCAGGCTTGCAGTCTGTTTTAGAAGCGGCAGCTGAACAATTAAAAAAAGGTGTAATTTATTATAATCACTGTGTCAAAAAGATAAACCGCCTTGATAATGGAACGTACACTTTACTCTTCAAAGATGGTGCCACGAAGGAGTATGATAATGTATTGATTACATTGCCACCTATAAAAGCGAGTCAACTAACAGGTAGCGATGAATTAATCAAGGAAGCAAGTGTAATGGAAGCAACAAGTTGTGCAACGGTGGCGCTGACTTTTAATGAAGGTGAAGTCGTCCATAGAAATGACGGTACTGGCTTTGTTGTTGCAAGAGGTGGCGATGAAACAATTACTGCCTGTACTTGGACAGATTCTAAATGGCCTCATACCAATGCAAAAGGGGAAACCCTGTTGCGAGCTTACGTAGGGCGACCAGATCATGCAGCAATTGTCGATCAGCCAGAAGAAGAAATCGTTGAAGCTGTGTTGCGTGACTTAAACAAAGTAATGAAGATTACAGGCAAACCTATTCGCACAAAAGTTACTCGTTGGAAAGAGGCAATGCCTCAATACAAAGTAGGTCATCTGAAACGTATTGAACATTTTAAAAGTATGCTATCAAACGAGTTTCCAGGCGTTTTTGTAGCGGGAGCGGGTTTTGAAGGCGTAGGGCTCCCAGATTGTGTGAATCAAGGGATTGAGGCCGCAAAACAGTTAAATAAAAAATAA
- a CDS encoding YrzI family small protein, with protein sequence MTFSFIFLTISIKKRKYTERELKKFLNDKKILDHQEELKVRYYNHFR encoded by the coding sequence ATGACTTTTTCGTTTATTTTTTTAACTATTTCAATAAAAAAACGCAAGTACACCGAGCGGGAACTTAAAAAGTTTTTAAATGACAAAAAAATTCTTGATCATCAAGAAGAACTTAAAGTCCGCTATTATAATCATTTCCGTTAA
- a CDS encoding Spo0B domain-containing protein: MRSNEEWIQIFGSIRHDWLNVLQLIKGNLALGNEERVMAVIQEAVEQTANESRLCSLGMPKTTLLLLEQKWKPTQHPLDIEVDGELFPLTNYDDLLYACFDCFFNNYNEVVDAEESDKTTISFTFFDEKCLIELSYDNDLSESAFHECLADMPPAIKVELLEREGYAITFLLDASQMQE; encoded by the coding sequence ATGAGGAGCAATGAGGAATGGATTCAAATCTTCGGTTCGATTCGCCATGATTGGCTGAATGTGCTGCAATTGATAAAAGGTAATTTGGCACTCGGAAACGAAGAAAGAGTCATGGCAGTGATTCAGGAAGCTGTTGAACAAACGGCTAATGAGAGCCGATTATGTAGTTTAGGCATGCCAAAAACAACGTTGTTGCTGCTTGAACAAAAATGGAAACCGACCCAGCATCCACTTGATATTGAAGTTGATGGAGAATTATTTCCTTTAACTAACTATGATGATTTGCTATATGCGTGTTTTGATTGTTTTTTTAACAACTATAATGAAGTTGTTGATGCTGAAGAAAGTGACAAAACAACGATTTCATTTACTTTTTTTGATGAAAAGTGTTTAATTGAACTAAGTTATGATAACGATTTAAGTGAGTCGGCATTCCATGAATGTTTGGCAGATATGCCTCCCGCAATTAAGGTGGAGCTTCTAGAAAGGGAAGGCTATGCTATCACGTTTTTGTTAGACGCATCACAAATGCAAGAGTAG
- the obgE gene encoding GTPase ObgE produces the protein MFVDKVTVYAKGGDGGNGMAAYRREKYVPDGGPAGGDGGRGASVVLEVDEGLRTLMDFRYNRHFKAKRGDHGMSKNMHGKNAMDLIVKVPPGTIVTDEATGVMLADLTEHGQRAVVAKGGRGGRGNVRFATPVNPAPDHAENGEPGQERNIVLELKVLADVGLVGFPSVGKSTLLSIASAAKPKIADYHFTTITPNLGVVDTQDNRSFVMADLPGLIEGAHEGIGLGHQFLRHIERTRVIVHVVDMSALEGRDPIEDYNKINEELSQYNYRLTERPQIIVANKMDMPNSLDNLNKFKEAVGEEAVIFPISALTKEGVRELLLAIADELEKAPEFPLYDEESDEEARVMYKHEAPVDPFIITRGDDGVYELAGAELERVFKMTDFSRDESVRRFARKLRHMGVDAALRERGAKDGDLVRVMKFEFEFIE, from the coding sequence ATGTTTGTAGATAAAGTGACCGTTTACGCTAAAGGTGGAGACGGTGGAAATGGAATGGCGGCGTATCGCCGTGAAAAATATGTTCCAGACGGTGGACCGGCTGGCGGCGATGGTGGTCGTGGGGCAAGTGTAGTTCTTGAAGTGGATGAAGGTTTGCGTACGTTGATGGATTTCCGTTATAACCGTCACTTCAAAGCAAAGCGCGGCGATCACGGTATGTCCAAAAATATGCATGGTAAAAATGCAATGGATTTAATTGTTAAGGTTCCCCCAGGTACGATTGTGACAGATGAAGCAACAGGAGTCATGCTAGCTGATTTAACAGAACACGGTCAACGAGCGGTCGTGGCGAAAGGCGGTCGTGGAGGTCGTGGAAACGTTCGTTTTGCAACTCCAGTGAATCCAGCCCCTGATCACGCTGAAAATGGCGAGCCTGGACAAGAAAGAAACATTGTTCTTGAATTAAAAGTACTAGCCGATGTTGGTTTGGTTGGGTTTCCTTCTGTAGGTAAATCAACGTTACTTTCAATTGCATCTGCTGCAAAACCTAAAATTGCCGATTATCATTTTACAACAATAACACCGAATTTAGGAGTTGTTGATACGCAAGATAATCGTAGTTTTGTTATGGCTGATCTACCTGGATTGATTGAAGGAGCCCATGAAGGGATTGGGTTAGGTCATCAGTTTTTGCGTCATATCGAAAGAACACGGGTCATTGTTCACGTTGTGGATATGTCGGCATTAGAAGGACGTGACCCAATTGAGGATTATAATAAAATTAACGAAGAGCTTTCACAATATAATTATCGTTTAACAGAACGACCGCAAATTATTGTGGCGAATAAAATGGACATGCCTAACTCGCTTGACAACTTGAACAAGTTTAAAGAGGCTGTTGGTGAAGAAGCTGTTATTTTCCCAATTTCTGCATTAACAAAAGAAGGTGTTCGTGAATTGCTGTTAGCAATTGCGGATGAGCTTGAAAAAGCACCGGAGTTTCCTTTATATGATGAAGAATCGGATGAAGAAGCACGTGTAATGTATAAACATGAAGCGCCCGTCGATCCTTTTATCATTACAAGAGGGGATGACGGGGTATATGAATTAGCGGGAGCAGAACTTGAGCGTGTGTTTAAAATGACTGATTTCTCAAGAGATGAATCTGTTCGTCGATTTGCAAGGAAATTACGCCATATGGGTGTCGATGCTGCGTTAAGAGAACGAGGCGCAAAAGACGGGGACCTTGTGCGTGTGATGAAATTTGAATTTGAGTTTATTGAATAA
- a CDS encoding ACT domain-containing protein, with amino-acid sequence MSKKQFFLVREDMLTDAMQRTLEAKALLSTGKSKKINEAVHRVGLSRSAFYKYKDGIFPFHAIAKERIITLSINLEDKSGTLSQLLNIVAQTGANILTINQTIPLQGRANITLSVDTAPIEIDLNELFERMEALEAVDRVEMVGSGS; translated from the coding sequence TTGTCAAAAAAGCAGTTTTTTCTTGTTCGAGAAGATATGCTCACTGATGCGATGCAGCGAACATTAGAAGCGAAAGCGCTGTTATCAACTGGAAAATCAAAAAAAATCAATGAAGCTGTTCATCGTGTAGGGTTAAGTCGAAGTGCTTTTTATAAATATAAAGATGGCATCTTCCCATTCCATGCGATAGCTAAAGAGAGAATTATTACGTTATCGATTAATCTTGAAGATAAATCGGGTACATTGTCACAGTTATTAAATATAGTCGCACAAACAGGTGCAAACATCTTAACAATTAATCAAACGATACCGCTGCAAGGGCGGGCAAATATTACATTATCAGTAGATACTGCTCCAATCGAAATTGACTTAAATGAATTGTTTGAACGTATGGAAGCGTTAGAAGCTGTAGACAGGGTCGAGATGGTTGGCTCTGGTTCTTAG
- the pheA gene encoding prephenate dehydratase: protein MRKVGYLGPRGTFTEIAAKGLFPEEELIPLKTIPKVIDLAFEKAIDYAVVPIENAIEGTVNLTLDYFIHQKPMPIVASMSIRIAQHLLMSPTKNAKDFIPKKVISHPQAIAQCHHYLQKHYPDIEIEYADSTGQAAAWLSQHPNENACVIANEQAARTYGLQIAVSNIHDYDQNQTRFIVLTAKPEDGLAINGPSHLGNKTTLMVTLPSDFTGALHQVLSAFAWRKLNLSKIESRPTKTGLGNYFFIIEVDQLMDDVLMPGAIAELNALGCKVEVLGTYALYSDQPISVLKQ from the coding sequence TTGAGGAAAGTTGGATATTTAGGCCCGCGAGGCACATTTACGGAGATTGCAGCTAAAGGATTATTTCCAGAAGAAGAATTGATTCCGTTAAAAACGATTCCGAAAGTAATTGATCTTGCATTCGAAAAGGCAATTGACTATGCGGTTGTTCCGATCGAAAATGCTATTGAAGGTACAGTAAATCTAACCCTTGATTATTTTATTCATCAAAAACCGATGCCAATCGTTGCGAGTATGTCTATTCGAATCGCTCAACATTTATTGATGTCGCCGACTAAAAATGCAAAGGATTTTATTCCTAAAAAAGTAATCTCTCATCCTCAAGCAATTGCTCAATGCCATCATTATTTACAAAAACATTATCCGGATATTGAGATCGAATATGCTGATTCAACTGGACAAGCTGCGGCGTGGCTGTCGCAACATCCGAATGAAAATGCATGTGTTATCGCAAATGAGCAAGCTGCGCGAACATATGGGTTACAAATTGCTGTTAGCAATATTCATGACTACGATCAAAATCAAACTCGTTTTATTGTCTTAACGGCCAAACCAGAAGATGGGTTAGCCATAAATGGACCAAGCCATCTAGGTAATAAAACGACCTTAATGGTAACTTTGCCATCTGACTTTACAGGTGCTTTGCATCAGGTACTATCTGCATTCGCATGGCGTAAATTAAATTTGTCTAAAATTGAGTCTCGCCCCACAAAAACAGGGCTTGGGAATTACTTTTTTATTATTGAGGTTGACCAACTCATGGATGATGTTTTAATGCCCGGAGCGATTGCAGAGTTAAATGCACTTGGCTGTAAAGTAGAAGTATTGGGAACCTATGCCTTGTACAGTGATCAACCGATATCTGTGCTGAAACAATAA
- a CDS encoding transcription repressor NadR, with product MTEKLIADERRNAIVRWLTEEQSPITGSELAKRSGVSRQVIVQDMSILKAKGEPIFATAQGYLYFSQEKKARVQRLIAVQHKPDETADELYTFVDCGLTVVNVSIEHAIYGELTGSMHVSNRQEVDRFCSHLKRTNANLLSELTNGVHLHLVEGDYDNQIESAIKELDKKGYLLKEE from the coding sequence ATGACTGAAAAATTAATTGCAGATGAAAGAAGAAACGCAATCGTAAGATGGCTAACGGAAGAGCAGTCACCGATTACAGGGAGTGAATTAGCAAAACGTTCTGGAGTAAGTAGGCAAGTAATTGTACAAGATATGTCCATACTAAAAGCAAAAGGAGAGCCAATATTTGCGACCGCGCAAGGTTATCTTTATTTTTCTCAAGAAAAAAAAGCAAGAGTGCAACGTCTTATCGCTGTCCAACACAAACCAGATGAAACAGCAGATGAACTATACACTTTCGTTGATTGTGGTCTAACCGTAGTAAATGTCTCGATTGAGCACGCAATTTACGGAGAATTAACTGGGTCTATGCATGTTTCAAACCGGCAAGAAGTGGATCGGTTTTGTTCCCACCTAAAACGTACAAATGCAAACTTGTTATCCGAGTTGACGAATGGTGTTCATTTACATTTAGTAGAAGGTGATTATGATAACCAGATTGAGTCAGCTATTAAAGAATTGGACAAAAAAGGATATTTATTAAAAGAAGAGTAG
- a CDS encoding cysteine desulfurase family protein, whose translation MLYFDYSSTTPISNQCLSAYCSYAKQAFANTNSLHTYGLEAAANLESIRTQFSSLIGLKSDEIYFTGSGSEANFLAIVSLALAYKRKGKHILSTKTEHPSVLNALSYLEKQGYCITYIPVTKEGTVTVDALVDSIKPDTILCTIAAASSEIGTIQPIVELSTILRKHDILFHSDCIQAFAKVPIDYTLLDAASFSAHKLYAPKGTGAAFISNRLYFKPFYEDTRHEKGFRPGTVDLPAIAAFTLGLEHAIQVQDSLMTRLSKYRQKVYSRLMNTGKFTLIGSIENRLPFHMGLLVHGWSGQQFMLECDRAGIALAIGSACRAGQTDIPESLKAIGLNLEKADQYVRLTFGEPTTESEIDFLIETLIKIACR comes from the coding sequence ATGCTTTATTTTGATTACAGCTCAACCACGCCAATATCCAATCAATGTTTGTCTGCTTATTGTTCATATGCAAAACAAGCTTTCGCAAATACAAATAGCCTCCATACATACGGATTGGAGGCAGCAGCAAATCTTGAATCAATTCGCACTCAATTTTCTTCATTGATTGGGTTAAAAAGCGATGAAATTTATTTTACTGGCTCAGGATCGGAAGCAAATTTTTTAGCGATTGTCTCCTTGGCTCTAGCATACAAACGAAAGGGAAAACACATCCTTTCAACCAAAACGGAGCATCCATCTGTTCTTAACGCATTATCTTATTTAGAGAAGCAAGGATATTGCATTACATATATTCCAGTTACGAAAGAAGGAACTGTTACGGTAGATGCACTTGTTGATTCGATTAAACCCGATACGATTTTATGTACCATTGCAGCAGCCTCTAGTGAAATCGGTACAATTCAACCTATTGTCGAGCTTAGTACAATCTTACGCAAGCATGATATACTATTTCATAGTGACTGTATCCAAGCATTTGCAAAAGTACCAATTGACTACACACTATTGGATGCAGCAAGTTTTTCTGCACATAAATTATATGCTCCTAAAGGAACAGGGGCCGCATTTATTTCAAATCGACTGTATTTCAAACCTTTTTATGAAGATACTCGCCATGAAAAAGGTTTTCGTCCAGGAACGGTTGATCTACCTGCTATTGCAGCATTTACACTTGGATTAGAGCATGCAATTCAAGTGCAAGACTCTCTAATGACAAGATTATCGAAGTATCGGCAAAAGGTATATTCAAGATTAATGAACACTGGCAAGTTCACCTTAATTGGGTCCATTGAAAATCGATTACCTTTTCATATGGGCTTGCTCGTTCACGGATGGAGCGGGCAACAATTTATGCTTGAATGTGACCGTGCAGGAATTGCTTTAGCAATTGGATCTGCATGTAGAGCAGGTCAAACAGACATCCCTGAATCACTAAAAGCTATTGGTTTAAACTTAGAAAAAGCTGATCAATATGTACGCCTTACTTTTGGAGAACCAACAACCGAATCCGAAATAGACTTTTTAATTGAAACGTTAATAAAAATTGCTTGTAGGTGA
- the nadB gene encoding L-aspartate oxidase: MKQPLSIIIIGTGVAGLMAAHQLADVARVTLITKNLIMESNSALAQGGVAAAVDKDDHPQAHLADTLAAGSFFNHRSRARDMVNQAPNLIDELVELGVPFEKTKEGYMLANEGAHSKRRVLHALKDQTGKAIVEVLQQVITGRVVQLDEQLVTEIVVKQNKVQGIIANGCFKHADAVMLASGGAGQLYRCTTNTSGATGDGLYLAYQAGAVLKDLEFIQFHPTVLKTKGSGLISEAVRGEGAHLVNKAGKRLMSSYPRQDLEARDVVSAVMNQAIKRGEDVFLDATHMAYFAERFPFIHKSCRQAGIDPAVDYIPVEPGAHFMCGGVETSNVGETSVSGLYAIGEVACTGVHGANRLASNSLLEALHFAKVAASHLSSKDSGSVYKQADVKEESGHQQNHMLPFREELQDKMSQFVGIERSEEGLLAMEKWLQSFRDKQTTKQEQFEDRCLYELALFITKAARARKETRGTHRRMDYPNMSTEWKDQSVLFQKKHTRGEGTFE, translated from the coding sequence ATGAAACAGCCCTTATCAATCATAATTATTGGGACAGGTGTAGCTGGCTTAATGGCTGCCCATCAATTAGCTGATGTTGCACGTGTGACGTTAATCACAAAGAATTTAATAATGGAGAGTAACTCTGCCCTCGCCCAAGGAGGAGTTGCAGCAGCAGTTGATAAAGACGACCATCCTCAAGCACATCTTGCAGATACGCTGGCGGCAGGAAGTTTTTTTAATCATAGGAGTCGAGCTAGAGACATGGTGAATCAAGCTCCAAATCTTATTGATGAACTTGTCGAACTAGGTGTACCTTTTGAGAAGACGAAAGAAGGTTATATGCTTGCTAATGAAGGCGCACATAGTAAACGGAGGGTTTTACACGCTTTAAAAGACCAAACGGGTAAAGCGATTGTGGAAGTATTACAACAAGTAATCACCGGGAGAGTTGTTCAATTAGATGAACAGCTTGTGACGGAGATTGTTGTAAAACAAAATAAAGTACAAGGGATCATAGCTAATGGATGTTTTAAGCATGCGGATGCCGTCATGCTTGCAAGTGGTGGAGCTGGGCAATTATACCGCTGTACTACTAATACGTCAGGGGCGACAGGTGACGGATTATATTTAGCTTATCAGGCCGGTGCTGTCTTAAAAGATCTCGAATTTATTCAATTCCATCCAACTGTATTAAAAACTAAAGGAAGTGGGCTTATTAGTGAGGCTGTTAGAGGAGAAGGAGCTCATTTAGTAAATAAAGCAGGAAAACGCCTGATGTCATCATATCCCAGGCAAGACCTTGAGGCTCGAGATGTTGTATCTGCCGTAATGAATCAAGCAATAAAAAGAGGAGAAGATGTTTTTCTAGATGCAACACATATGGCCTATTTCGCTGAGCGATTCCCTTTCATTCACAAATCTTGTAGGCAAGCGGGTATAGATCCTGCGGTTGATTACATCCCGGTTGAACCAGGCGCTCACTTTATGTGCGGAGGAGTAGAAACCTCAAATGTTGGCGAGACCTCTGTAAGTGGACTCTATGCAATCGGAGAGGTGGCATGTACAGGCGTTCACGGCGCGAATCGCCTTGCAAGTAACTCGTTATTAGAAGCATTGCATTTTGCGAAAGTTGCTGCTTCTCATCTATCGTCTAAAGACAGTGGAAGTGTATATAAACAAGCAGATGTAAAAGAAGAGAGCGGCCATCAGCAAAACCATATGTTGCCCTTTCGAGAAGAATTGCAAGATAAAATGAGTCAATTCGTTGGTATTGAGCGATCAGAAGAAGGTCTTCTGGCGATGGAAAAGTGGTTGCAATCATTTCGTGATAAGCAGACTACGAAGCAAGAACAATTTGAAGACAGGTGTTTGTATGAACTTGCCCTTTTCATTACGAAGGCTGCTCGCGCTAGAAAAGAGACAAGAGGTACACACAGGAGAATGGATTACCCGAATATGTCAACTGAATGGAAAGATCAATCAGTACTCTTTCAAAAAAAACATACAAGAGGAGAGGGCACTTTTGAATAA
- the nadC gene encoding carboxylating nicotinate-nucleotide diphosphorylase has translation MNKLMLIDAIRAFLIEDIGYGDKAGESLFLKDRYKTTMVINAKDTGVFAGSEVVVQLYRILDESVEVQFMVNDGDWVTYGQSLCFLSGRTDVLLAGERVLLNLLQRMCGIATLTAQAITILNDHSIQICDTRKTMPGLRMFDKRAVQIGGGKNHRFGLDDAVMLKENHIAASGSIKKAVASVKEKIGPLVKVEVETTNLSEVKEAVESGVDVIMFDNASPDEVKSYVSVVPDTILTEASGGIKQENLGSYAHTGVDYISLGYLTHSVKALDLSMLVHKEVFR, from the coding sequence TTGAATAAGCTGATGTTAATTGATGCAATTCGTGCGTTTTTGATTGAAGATATAGGCTACGGGGACAAAGCAGGTGAATCTTTATTTTTGAAAGACAGGTATAAAACGACAATGGTTATTAATGCAAAAGATACAGGTGTTTTTGCTGGGTCAGAAGTGGTAGTGCAACTATACCGGATATTGGATGAATCGGTTGAAGTTCAATTTATGGTTAACGATGGTGACTGGGTTACTTACGGTCAATCGCTTTGTTTTTTAAGCGGGAGAACGGATGTATTATTAGCTGGGGAACGCGTGTTGCTTAATTTGTTACAAAGAATGTGTGGAATTGCTACTTTAACGGCACAAGCAATAACTATATTAAACGATCATTCGATTCAGATTTGTGATACAAGGAAAACGATGCCAGGTTTACGAATGTTTGATAAAAGAGCTGTACAAATTGGTGGTGGTAAAAACCATCGATTTGGTCTTGATGATGCCGTCATGTTGAAAGAAAATCATATTGCAGCTTCTGGCTCGATCAAGAAGGCCGTTGCAAGTGTAAAAGAGAAGATTGGTCCACTCGTGAAAGTGGAGGTGGAGACTACTAATTTAAGTGAGGTAAAGGAAGCAGTGGAGTCTGGTGTAGATGTAATAATGTTTGATAATGCTTCACCTGACGAAGTAAAAAGTTATGTAAGTGTTGTTCCTGACACTATTTTAACAGAGGCTTCTGGAGGAATTAAGCAAGAAAATCTTGGATCGTATGCACATACAGGGGTTGATTATATTTCACTCGGTTATTTAACGCATTCCGTTAAGGCGCTTGATTTAAGTATGCTTGTACATAAGGAGGTTTTTAGATGA
- the nadA gene encoding quinolinate synthase NadA: protein MNINQIARLPEYYREMTDDEKKARIKRAKEHFGSRLLIPGHHYQREDVIQFADFTGDSLQLAQICEESKADFIVFCGVHFMAETADMLTKDRQTVLLPDLAAGCSMADMASISQTERAWTKLIDLFGDTILPLTYVNSTAEIKAFCGQKGGACVTSSNAENMVKWALENKQRLLFLPDQHLGRNTAYALGIPLHRMAVWNPRTDELELTNGGTIEDVIVILWKGHCSVHEKFTLAQIDDIRQNSPNTKVIVHPECSHEVVQAADMAGSTHYIIETIKNAKPGTRWAVGTEMNLVKRLASIHSDKEISSLNANMCPCLTMNRIDLEHLCRTLDLLMDGVKQFEINVPKDTTNYAKMALERMLIHV, encoded by the coding sequence ATGAACATCAATCAAATCGCAAGGTTGCCAGAGTACTATCGCGAAATGACAGATGATGAAAAAAAAGCAAGGATTAAACGTGCAAAAGAGCATTTCGGAAGTAGACTTCTTATTCCTGGGCATCATTATCAAAGAGAAGATGTCATTCAATTTGCTGATTTTACAGGGGATTCACTTCAATTAGCGCAAATATGTGAAGAAAGTAAAGCGGATTTCATTGTTTTTTGTGGTGTTCATTTTATGGCTGAAACGGCCGATATGCTTACAAAAGATCGACAAACGGTACTTTTACCTGATCTTGCTGCAGGTTGTTCTATGGCAGATATGGCATCTATATCCCAAACAGAAAGAGCATGGACAAAGCTAATCGATCTGTTTGGAGACACCATTCTCCCTCTAACGTATGTAAATTCAACTGCAGAAATAAAAGCGTTTTGTGGTCAAAAAGGAGGGGCTTGCGTAACGTCTTCAAACGCAGAAAATATGGTTAAATGGGCGCTAGAAAACAAGCAAAGGCTCTTGTTTTTGCCAGATCAGCATTTAGGGCGTAACACAGCCTATGCATTGGGCATTCCCTTGCATCGGATGGCGGTCTGGAATCCGCGAACAGATGAGCTTGAGTTAACGAATGGTGGGACAATTGAGGATGTGATTGTCATCTTGTGGAAAGGACACTGTTCAGTCCATGAAAAATTCACATTGGCTCAAATTGACGATATAAGACAAAACTCGCCAAACACAAAAGTAATCGTTCACCCTGAATGTAGTCATGAAGTTGTTCAAGCAGCAGATATGGCAGGTAGCACACACTATATTATAGAAACGATTAAGAATGCAAAACCAGGCACGAGGTGGGCAGTTGGAACAGAAATGAATTTAGTAAAACGATTGGCAAGTATTCATTCAGATAAAGAAATTAGTTCATTAAATGCAAATATGTGTCCTTGTTTAACAATGAACCGAATTGATTTAGAACATTTATGTAGGACACTTGATTTATTAATGGATGGAGTTAAGCAATTTGAAATTAATGTTCCTAAAGATACTACCAATTATGCCAAAATGGCATTAGAACGAATGTTAATACATGTATAG